The following proteins come from a genomic window of Rutidosis leptorrhynchoides isolate AG116_Rl617_1_P2 chromosome 10, CSIRO_AGI_Rlap_v1, whole genome shotgun sequence:
- the LOC139872499 gene encoding uncharacterized protein, whose translation MSLVTEEIRAAASEVYHGDAICQEKSKFLLTEMGLPNGLLPLENIEECGYVENTGFVWLKQKKEKKHKFEKIGKLVSYGTEVTAYIEKFKIKKLTGVKTKELLMWITLSEITVDNPSTEKITFKGTSGLYRTFPVSAFQVEDDLKKDVVVEEVKDVAKVVEEVKKDVGVDVAAKEPAVVKEV comes from the coding sequence ATGTCTCTTGTAACAGAAGAAATTAGGGCGGCTGCCTCTGAAGTTTACCATGGGGATGCAATTTGTCAAGAAAAGTCAAAGTTTTTGCTAACAGAAATGGGACTACCAAACGGTCTGTTGCCTTTAGAGAACATTGAAGAATGTGGGTATGTTGAAAATACTGGCTTTGTGTGGCTTAaacaaaagaaagaaaagaaacataAATTCGAAAAAATCGGAAAGCTTGTTTCGTATGGAACCGAGGTAACTGCTTACATAGAGAAGTTCAAGATCAAGAAGTTAACAGGAGTTAAAACTAAGGAGCTATTAATGTGGATCACATTAAGTGAGATCACTGTTGATAATCCGTCAACCGAAAAGATCACTTTTAAGGGCACTTCTGGCCTTTATAGGACCTTTCCGGTTTCGGCTTTTCAAGTTGAGGATGATCTGAAGAAAGATGTTGTCGTTGAGGAAGTAAAGGATGTTGCTAAGGTTGTTGAAGAAGTTAAGAAGGACGTTGGAGTTGATGTGGCAGCTAAGGAACCGGCTGTTGTTAAGGAGGTTTAA